A stretch of DNA from Micromonospora sp. WMMD1155:
GCAGCAGCGCGGTCACCTGCGGCACGGCGCCCGAGGTGGCCTCGGGCGTGTCACCGGCGACGACCACCGCGAGTCGGCCGGTGAAGCCCGGTCCGAAGCCCTCGACGGTCAGGTCGTTCGCCACCCGGGCGGGTGAGCCGACGGCGGCCGTCGCGGCGCCCGGCAGGGCCAGCCGCATGTCCGGCGTGGGCAGCGCGAGCAGGCCGAGGCCGAGCAGACCGACCAGGATGACGGGTACGCGGAACCGCGTGACCATCCGTGCCCAGCGGAAGCCGAACGCGGAGCGGTCCTCGACGGCGGCCGGTCGGTCGGTGACGTCCGACTGGGTGTCCGACGTGTCGTCGGTGGCCGTGGTGCCGTCGGTGGCGACCGTCCGCAGCCGACGGGGGAGCACCCGACGGCCGGCGAAGCCGAGCAGTGCCGGCTGGAGGGTGATCGCGACGAGGACCGCGACGGTGACCGTTCCGGCGGCGGCGAGACCCATCACGGTGAGGAACGGGATGTTCACCACGGCGAGCCCGGCCAGCGCGATGACGACAGTGGCACCGGCGAAGACCACCGCGGAGCCGGCGGTGCCCACGGCACGGCCGACCGCCTCCTCCGGGGACAGGCCGTCGAGCAGGTTCTGCCGGTGCCGGGAGGTGATGAACAGTGAGTAGTCGATGCCGACCGCGAGGCCGAGCATCAGCGCCAGGATCGGTGCGGTGCTGGTCAGTTGGATCGCGCCGCTGAGCGCGAACAGGCCCGCCATCCCGACGCCCACACCGATCAGCGCGTTGAGCATGGTCATGCCGGCCGCGACCAGGGAGCCGAACGTGATGATCAGGACGATCGCGGCGACCAGGACGCCGAGCGCCTCGGTGGAGCCGATCTCGGGCTCGCCGCCGAGCACCTCGCCGCCCGGGGCGACCTGCCATCCCTGGGCCTTCGCCGCCGCACCCACCTGCTCGTACGCGGTGCGCTGCTCGTCGGTCACCTCGTCCCCGCCGGTCGCGAACTGGACCTGGACCAGCGCGTACCGGCCGTTGGGGGTGACCGCGCCGACCTGGAACGGGTCGACGGCGCCGACCACGCCGGGCAGTGTGGACGCCTGCTGGACCAGCTCCCGGACCACGGTCTGGCCCTCCGGGGTGGCCAGTCGGCCGTCGGCCGGCGCCTTGACCGTGATGGTGCCGGTGGCGCCGCTGGCGGCGGGGAACTGCTCGGCGAGCAGGTCGAGCGCACGTTGGCTCTCGGTTCCGGGCATGGTGAAGTTGCTCGCCGTCGGGCCGCGCAGGGTCGCCGCGGCCAGGCCGGCGACGACGAGTACGACGAGCCAGAGCGCGACGACGAGCCGTCGCCGGCGCAACGCGCCCCGGCCGAGCCGGTAGAGCAGGGTGGCCATCAGGAGTCCTTGTCCTCGGTCGTGGGTGGTTGGGGCAGGGGAACGGCGACGGGCTCGACGGCCCGTCGGACGAGGGTGAGCAGGGCGGGGCGCAGTTCGTCGTCGGGGATGTCCGCGAACTCGGCGCACGCCTCGGAGATTCCGGCGAGCAGCACCAACGCGGCGATCCGGGCGCCCGGCCGGTCGGAGTGACCGGCCAACGCGTCGCGCAGCCGGTCGGAGATCTGCTGGATGTGTGCGAAGGCCGGCTGGCACAGCAGTTCGGGGAACTCGCCGCGGAGCACCGCGATCTCTCGCCGGAACCGGACCGCGAGGTCGACGAAACCCTGCGCGGCGACCTCCTGGGCCGCCGCTCCGGTCAGGCCGGTGAGCCGGTCGTCGAGGTCCCGCAGCACGCCGATCGCCGGGGCCATCAGCTCGGCGAGCAGGGCTTCCTTGTTGGCGAAGTGGTAGAGGACGGTGGCCTTGGAGCAGCCCACCTCACGGGCGATGTCCTGCAGCGAGGTGCCCCGGTAGCCGCTCACCGCGAACCGCCGCGCCGCCGCGGCGAGGATCTCGCCGTGCGTCTCGGACACCGCTCTGGCCATCACCGGTCCACCTCCGCAGACCAGCATGCCTGACCGATCGGTCAGACCCTGACCGATCGGTCAGAACGAAGTGGTGGCGTTCGCCACACCCCGGGTGCGTCTCACTCGGCGTGCTCGGCGTCGTACCTGGTCCGCGCCTCGGCGATGGCCCGGCGATGCCGCTCGGCCCAGTTGGTCAGCGCCACCAGTGACTCGTAGAGCTCCAACGCCATCGGAGTCGCCGTGTACTCGACCTTGGGCGGGACGGTCGGATAGACCGTGCGGCGCAGCAGGCCGTCCCGTTCCAGGTTGCGCAGGGTCAGCGTGAGCATCCGGCGACTGATCCCCTCGACGTGCCGCTCCAACTCGCTGAAGCGGACCGGGCCGTGGGAGGCGGACACCAGGATGCTGATGCTCCATTTCCCTCCGACCCGGTCGAGCACCTCGCGGACGGTGCACGCCCGTGCCTGGCCCGGGCTGAACGGCACGTTGTCGGCCGTGCAGGCCACCTCGCCTGCGACCTGCGCGGACACATCGCTGTTCCTCTGGGACACAACAGTGCCTCCTTCCGCTCCGGCTCATGGTCACAGACGATGACCTCGGTAACAAACCGTGCACCTAGGAGGAGTGTCGTGCAGAGTGTCGTCCCATCCCGCTGGCCTGCCCTGCTGGTTCTCTGCGCCGGCAGCCTGATGATCATTCTGGATGGCACGGTCGTCGCGGTGGCGCTGCCCGCCGTACAACGGGATCTGGGTTTCACCGCCGCCGGTCTGGCCTGGGTGGTCAACGCCTACCTGGTCGCGTTCGGCGGGCTGCTGCTGCTCGCCGGGCGCCTCGGTGACCTGCTCGGCCGACGGGCGGTGTTCCTGGCCGGCGTCGCGCTGTTCACGGCGTCCTCGCTCGCGTGCGCGGTCGCCACCGGACCGGCGGTGCTGGTCGGCGCACGTTTCGGGCAGGGCGTGGGCGGAGCCCTGGCGATGGCGGTCAGCCTCGGCATGATCGTGCGGCTCTATCCCGAACCGGCCGGACGGGCCCGTGCCATCGCCGTGTTCAGCTTCACCGGGGCCGCCGGCGCGTCGGTGGGCACTGTCGCCGGAGGGGTACTCACCGACGTGGCCGGCTGGCGGTCGATCTTCCTGGTCAACCTGCCGATCGGTGCGGTCATCCTGCTCGCCGCCGTCCGCCGGCTCCCCGCCGAACGGGGGATCGGTCTGCGAGCCGGGTTGGACGTGCCCGGCGCGCTGCTCGCCACCGCCGGTCTGATGGCCGCCGTGCTGGGCATCGTCGGCACCGCCGAGCACGGCTGGACCAGCACCCGCACCCTCGCCACGGCGGTGCTCGCGGCGCTGCTGCTCGGTGGGTTCGCGGTACGTCAGCGGACGGCGGCCACCCCGCTGTTGCCGCCCCGGGTGCTGCGCGTCCCGGGACTGGTGGCGGCGAACGCGGTGCAGTTCCTCATGGTCTGCGCGTACTTCGGCTTCCAGTTCCTGCTCGCCGTGGAGCTGCAGGTGGTGCTCGGGCTGGGCGCGTCGGCCACCGGCTGGGCCTTCCTACCCACCCCGGTGACGATCGCCGTGGTCTCGCTCGGGTTGGCCGGTCGGCTGATCGCCCGCTGGGGTGCCCGGAGCGTGCTCCTCGCCGGGCTCGGCCTGGCGACTGTCGGTTTCCTGCTGCTCGCGCGGCTCCCCGACGACGGCGTCTACGCGGTGGACGTACTCCCGGCGATGTTGATCTTCGGTTTGGCCGGCGGTCTGACCCTGCCGGCGGTCACCACACTGGCCATGGCCGGCGCGACCGACGCGGACGCCGGGCTCGCCTCCGGCCTCGCCAACACCACCCAGCAGGTCGGCGGAGCTGTCGGCCTGGCCGTGCTGGCCACCCTGGCCGCCAGTCGCAGCGACGGCCTACGGGCCGCCGGCTGGGCCGAGACCGCCGCGCTCGCCGGCGGCTACCGGACCGCGTTCGCCGTGGCCGCCGGGCTGGTGGTCACCGCACTGCTGGTGGCGGTGACGACACTGCCCCGACGCTCGGCCGGGTCGTCGCCGGACGCCGAACCGTCGGGCCCGGGCGGGTCGTGGCCGGACGCCGAACCGTCGGGCCCGGCCACGACGAGCACCGACGACGATCGGCAGGTCCGGTTGACCGGCGGCACCGGGGCCGGGAGGGTGGTCGGGTGAGCAAGGCTGACGAGACCCGGGACGGCGTGGCCCTGACCAATCTGGACCAGCCGCTGTCCGACCGCGACGACGCGACGAAGCGTGAACTGATCGACTACCTCGACGCGGTCCACGACCGCATCCTCCCGCACCTGGCCGGCCGGCCGCTGTCGGTGATCCGGGTCCGCCCCGGCCAGCCGCCGTTCATGCAGAAGAACCTGCCCCGCTACACCCCGGAGTGGGTGCGTCGGACGTCGGTCTGGGCGGAGGCGTCGCAGCGCGAGATCTCGTACGCCCTCTGCGACGACCGGCGCACCCTGCTCTGGTTCGCCAACCAGCGGGCGGTGGAGTACCACCCGACGCTGGCGACCACGGCTGACCTGCACCGCCCGACCCATCTGGTGCTCGACCTGGACCCACCCGAGGGCGACGGGTTCCGCGCGGCGGTCGGCGCGGCCCTGCTGGTCCGTCAGGCGCTCGCCGACGCCGGTCTGGCCGGTGCGGTCAAGACCAGCGGCGCCAAGGGCGTGCACGTCTTCGTCCCGGTGACCGAGGAGCCGACGGCCGAGGAGTTGGCCGCCGCCACCCGGGCACTCGCCGTCCGCGCCGAGCGGCTCGACCCGACGCTGGCGACCACGGCGTACATCAAGGAGGACCGGGGCGGTCGGGTGTTCGTGGACGCCACCCGCGCGGGCGGTGCGACGGTCGCCGCCGCGTACAGCCCTCGGCTGCGCCCCGGGATGCCGGTCTCGTTCCCGGTCGACTGGGCCGACCTGACCGAGGTGACCCCCGCCGACTTCACCATCCGGACCGCGCCGAGGCTGCTCGCCGACGGCGACCCGTGGGCGGCGCTGATGCCGGCCCCGCAGTCACTCCCCGCCGACCTGATCGCCGAGGGCCGGACCATCCCGGTGGCCCGGGTGCAGGCCATGCACGAGGGGAAGCGCCGCGCCCGCGCCCGGCGCGAGGCCGGCTGATCAGGCTCGACCGCCGCGCTCGCGGCCGGGCTGAATCGGCCTCCCTGGCCGCGCTCGCGGCCGGCTGACCAGGCTCGGCGGCCGCGCTCGCGGCCGGCTGGCGGCCGATTGTCGGTGGGTTGTGGCACGATCTGCCAGGTGAGCAGCAGGACTGACGCGACCCAGCGCCTCGCCGACCTCGCGGTGCTGCGTCGGGTCCGCGACCGGATCGACAGGGAGTACGCGTCTCCGCTGGACGTCGAGGCGCTCGCCCGCGGTGCGCACATGTCGGCCGGGCACCTCAGCCGCGAGTTCCGGCTGGCCTATGGCGAATCCCCCTACAGCTACCTCATGACTCGCCGGATCGAGCGGGCGATGGCCCTGCTGCGTCGTGGCGACCAGAGTGTCACCGATGTCTGTTTCGCCGTCGGTTGTTCGTCGCTGGGCACCTTCAGCACCCGCTTCACCGAGCTGGTCGGTGTGCCGCCGAGCGTCTACCGGCGGCAGGCGGCACAGGCGACGGCGGGGATGCCGTCGTGCGTGGCGAAGCAGGTGACCAGACCGGTCAGGAATCGAGAAGCGCGGCCCGCCGAGCCGCAGTTAGCGTGACCGGCATGGACATCACCATTCACTCGAGCTTCCTTCCGCACACCGACCCGGAGGCCTCGCTGGCCTTCTACCGGGACGTCCTCGGCTTCGAGGTCCGCCTCGACGTCGGGTACGAGGGGATGCGCTGGATCACGGTCGGGCCGGCCGGCCAGCCCAGCACGTCCATCGTCCTGCACCCGCCGGCCGCCAACCCGGGCATCACCGACGACGAGCGGCAGACCATCCTCGAGTTGATGGCCAAGGGCAGCTACTTCGGCGTCAACCTCGCCACCACCGACCTCGACGCCACCTTCGCCAAGCTGGAGGCCAGCGACGCCGAGGTGGTTCAGGAGCCGACCGAGCAGCCGTACGGCGTGCGGGACTGTGCCTTCCGCGACCCGGCGGGCAACATGGTCCGCATCCAGGAAGTGCGCTGAGTCATCCGCGCCCGACAGATGGAGACACGATGAGCACGGCCATCCAGCCGTCCACGCCACACGTCGCCGACAGTCACGACCTGATCCGCGTGCAGGGCGCACGCGTCAACAACCTCAGGGACGTCAGCGTCGAGATCCCGAAGCGGCGGCTGACGGTGTTCACCGGTGTCTCCGGCTCCGGCAAGAGCTCGCTGGTGTTCGGCACCATCGCCGCCGAGTCGCAGCGGATGATCAACGAGACGTACAGCGCGTTCGTGCAGGGCTTCATGCCGACGCTGGCACGCCCCGAGGTCGACCTGCTGGACGGTCTGACGACGGCGATCATCGTGGACCAGGAGCGGATGGGCGCCAACTCCCGGTCCACCGTGGGCACCGCCACCGACGCCAACGCGATGCTGCGCATCCTGTTCAGCCGGCTCGGGCAGCCGCACATCGGCTCGCCCAACGCGTACTCCTTCAACGTCCCCTCGGTGAAGGCCACCGGCGCGATCACCGTCGAGCGGGGTGCCGGCAAGACGAAGACCGAGAAGGCGACCTTCACCCGACTCGGTGGCATGTGCCCCCGGTGTGAGGGCATGGGCGCGGTCACCGACATCGACCTGACCGCGCTCTACGACGACAAGCTCTCGCTCAACGAGGGTGCGATCACGATCCCCGGTTACAGCATGGAGGGCTGGTACGGCCGGATCTTCCGGGGCTGCGGTTACTTCGACCCGGACAAGCCGATCGGCAAGTTCACCAAGCGGGAGCAGCACGACCTGCTCCACCGGGAGCCCACCAAGATCAAGATCGACGGCATCAACCTGACGTACGCGGGCCTCATCCCGTCGATCCAGAAGTCCTTCCTCTCCAAGGACATCGACGCGTTGCAACCGCACATCCGCGCCTTCGTCGAGCGGGCGGTGACGTTCACGACCTGCCCCGAGTGCGCCGGCACCCGGCTCAGCCAGGAGGCCCGGTCGTCGAAGATCAAGGGTAAGAACATCGCCGACGCCTGCGCGATGCAGATCAGCGACCTCGCCGCCTGGGTGCGCGGCATCGACGAGCCGTCGGTGGCCCCGCTGCTGGCCGGGCTGCAACACCTTCTCGACTCGTTCGAGGAGATCGGGCTGGGCTACCTCTCGCTGGACCGGCCGTCGGGCACCCTCTCCGGCGGTGAGGCGCAGCGCACCAAGATGATCCGTCACCTCGGCTCGTCGCTCACCGATGTCACCTACGTCTTCGACGAGCCGACGATCGGGCTGCACCCGCACGACATCCAGCGGATGAACGAGCTGCTGCTCCAACTGCGCGACAAGGGCAACACCGTGCTCGTCGTGGAGCACAAGCCGGAGGCCATCGCCATCGCCGACCACGTCGTCGACCTCGGGCCCGGCGCCGGCACCGACGGCGGCACCGTCTGCTACGAGGGCAGCCTGGAGGGCCTACGCGCCAGCGGCACCATCACCGGCCGCCACCTCGACGACCGGGCAGCCCTCAAGGAGAAGG
This window harbors:
- a CDS encoding MMPL family transporter, translated to MATLLYRLGRGALRRRRLVVALWLVVLVVAGLAAATLRGPTASNFTMPGTESQRALDLLAEQFPAASGATGTITVKAPADGRLATPEGQTVVRELVQQASTLPGVVGAVDPFQVGAVTPNGRYALVQVQFATGGDEVTDEQRTAYEQVGAAAKAQGWQVAPGGEVLGGEPEIGSTEALGVLVAAIVLIITFGSLVAAGMTMLNALIGVGVGMAGLFALSGAIQLTSTAPILALMLGLAVGIDYSLFITSRHRQNLLDGLSPEEAVGRAVGTAGSAVVFAGATVVIALAGLAVVNIPFLTVMGLAAAGTVTVAVLVAITLQPALLGFAGRRVLPRRLRTVATDGTTATDDTSDTQSDVTDRPAAVEDRSAFGFRWARMVTRFRVPVILVGLLGLGLLALPTPDMRLALPGAATAAVGSPARVANDLTVEGFGPGFTGRLAVVVAGDTPEATSGAVPQVTALLQRTENVLAVAPPQLSPDGRTALLGVVPKTGPTDEATETLVHDIRESVSGIRDADVLLTGVTAIGIDVSEKLSDALPVYLLLVVGLSVLLLMLVFRSLLVPVKAALGFLLTVAATFGITVAVFQQGHLADLVGLDTPGPLISFLPILLIGILFGLAMDYEVFLVSRMREDFVHGESARQATISGMGHGARVVTAAALIMISVFGGFVFLEDPVIKSMGFALAIGVAIDAFVVRMTIVPAVMSLLGDRAWWLPRWLNRALPNVDIEGEGLRTQLKERTPTSV
- a CDS encoding TetR/AcrR family transcriptional regulator yields the protein MARAVSETHGEILAAAARRFAVSGYRGTSLQDIAREVGCSKATVLYHFANKEALLAELMAPAIGVLRDLDDRLTGLTGAAAQEVAAQGFVDLAVRFRREIAVLRGEFPELLCQPAFAHIQQISDRLRDALAGHSDRPGARIAALVLLAGISEACAEFADIPDDELRPALLTLVRRAVEPVAVPLPQPPTTEDKDS
- a CDS encoding helix-turn-helix domain-containing protein, with the protein product MACTADNVPFSPGQARACTVREVLDRVGGKWSISILVSASHGPVRFSELERHVEGISRRMLTLTLRNLERDGLLRRTVYPTVPPKVEYTATPMALELYESLVALTNWAERHRRAIAEARTRYDAEHAE
- a CDS encoding MFS transporter, yielding MQSVVPSRWPALLVLCAGSLMIILDGTVVAVALPAVQRDLGFTAAGLAWVVNAYLVAFGGLLLLAGRLGDLLGRRAVFLAGVALFTASSLACAVATGPAVLVGARFGQGVGGALAMAVSLGMIVRLYPEPAGRARAIAVFSFTGAAGASVGTVAGGVLTDVAGWRSIFLVNLPIGAVILLAAVRRLPAERGIGLRAGLDVPGALLATAGLMAAVLGIVGTAEHGWTSTRTLATAVLAALLLGGFAVRQRTAATPLLPPRVLRVPGLVAANAVQFLMVCAYFGFQFLLAVELQVVLGLGASATGWAFLPTPVTIAVVSLGLAGRLIARWGARSVLLAGLGLATVGFLLLARLPDDGVYAVDVLPAMLIFGLAGGLTLPAVTTLAMAGATDADAGLASGLANTTQQVGGAVGLAVLATLAASRSDGLRAAGWAETAALAGGYRTAFAVAAGLVVTALLVAVTTLPRRSAGSSPDAEPSGPGGSWPDAEPSGPATTSTDDDRQVRLTGGTGAGRVVG
- a CDS encoding ATP-dependent DNA ligase, translating into MSKADETRDGVALTNLDQPLSDRDDATKRELIDYLDAVHDRILPHLAGRPLSVIRVRPGQPPFMQKNLPRYTPEWVRRTSVWAEASQREISYALCDDRRTLLWFANQRAVEYHPTLATTADLHRPTHLVLDLDPPEGDGFRAAVGAALLVRQALADAGLAGAVKTSGAKGVHVFVPVTEEPTAEELAAATRALAVRAERLDPTLATTAYIKEDRGGRVFVDATRAGGATVAAAYSPRLRPGMPVSFPVDWADLTEVTPADFTIRTAPRLLADGDPWAALMPAPQSLPADLIAEGRTIPVARVQAMHEGKRRARARREAG
- a CDS encoding helix-turn-helix transcriptional regulator, whose product is MSSRTDATQRLADLAVLRRVRDRIDREYASPLDVEALARGAHMSAGHLSREFRLAYGESPYSYLMTRRIERAMALLRRGDQSVTDVCFAVGCSSLGTFSTRFTELVGVPPSVYRRQAAQATAGMPSCVAKQVTRPVRNREARPAEPQLA
- a CDS encoding VOC family protein, translated to MDITIHSSFLPHTDPEASLAFYRDVLGFEVRLDVGYEGMRWITVGPAGQPSTSIVLHPPAANPGITDDERQTILELMAKGSYFGVNLATTDLDATFAKLEASDAEVVQEPTEQPYGVRDCAFRDPAGNMVRIQEVR
- a CDS encoding excinuclease ABC subunit UvrA, translating into MSTAIQPSTPHVADSHDLIRVQGARVNNLRDVSVEIPKRRLTVFTGVSGSGKSSLVFGTIAAESQRMINETYSAFVQGFMPTLARPEVDLLDGLTTAIIVDQERMGANSRSTVGTATDANAMLRILFSRLGQPHIGSPNAYSFNVPSVKATGAITVERGAGKTKTEKATFTRLGGMCPRCEGMGAVTDIDLTALYDDKLSLNEGAITIPGYSMEGWYGRIFRGCGYFDPDKPIGKFTKREQHDLLHREPTKIKIDGINLTYAGLIPSIQKSFLSKDIDALQPHIRAFVERAVTFTTCPECAGTRLSQEARSSKIKGKNIADACAMQISDLAAWVRGIDEPSVAPLLAGLQHLLDSFEEIGLGYLSLDRPSGTLSGGEAQRTKMIRHLGSSLTDVTYVFDEPTIGLHPHDIQRMNELLLQLRDKGNTVLVVEHKPEAIAIADHVVDLGPGAGTDGGTVCYEGSLEGLRASGTITGRHLDDRAALKEKVRTPTGKLEIRGATANNLRDVDVDVPLGVLVVVTGVAGSGKSSLVHGSIPPGAGVVSIDQGAIRGSRRSNPATYTGLLDPIRKAFAKANGVKPALFSANSEGACPSCNGAGVIYTDLGMMAGVAAPCEDCEGKRFQASVLEYRLGGRDISEVLAMSVTEAEKFFGAGDARTPAAHAILDRLADVGLGYLSLGQPLTTLSGGERQRLKLATHMAEKGGVYVLDEPTTGLHLADVEQLLGLLDRLVDSGKSVIVIEHHQAVMAHADWIIDLGPGAGHDGGQIVFEGTPADLVANRSTLTGEHLAAYVGD